A genome region from Nocardiopsis exhalans includes the following:
- a CDS encoding class I SAM-dependent methyltransferase, whose amino-acid sequence MRVPAFSALLTDAGREVLAEVDPVAAAKDPLAAASQLRENPKVAALGPDLPVSELVNAVMTQVSLRERGRAKFGENAERMFFTPNGLEQSTRRTVAEYRAERTARHLPDSVAVSGGGGVRAGDLCCGIGADLLALAGRGVSVEGVDADPLTVAVARANIEALGMSGHARVREGDVNEVAAGDYPLLFCDPARRGGRGRVFDPAAYSPPWDVATRLAERAEAACLKAAPGIPHEVLSPAASAEWISVDGELKETALWFGTLGFGAEGPGGEGSGTAGGAVARRRATVLHERTGLLASEGSVAHLDEVPDLGPAPVAAARRYLYDPDPAVVRSHLVAEAAARVDGALLDERIAYFTSDRAERSPLWRVLEVLEFAPFSLKRLRAAVRAHKAGTVTIKKRGSAVDTEKLRRDLRASGPESVTVVLTRIGEKPFSLLCREVEAPRTA is encoded by the coding sequence ATGCGCGTGCCCGCCTTCTCGGCGCTGCTCACCGACGCGGGGCGGGAGGTCCTCGCGGAGGTGGACCCCGTGGCGGCGGCCAAGGACCCCCTGGCCGCCGCCTCCCAGCTGCGCGAGAACCCGAAGGTGGCCGCGCTCGGCCCCGACCTTCCGGTGTCCGAGCTGGTCAACGCGGTGATGACCCAGGTAAGCCTGCGCGAGCGGGGGCGGGCCAAATTCGGGGAGAACGCCGAGCGAATGTTCTTCACCCCGAACGGCCTGGAGCAGTCCACCCGGCGGACCGTGGCCGAGTACCGCGCGGAGCGGACCGCCCGGCACCTGCCCGACTCTGTCGCCGTGAGCGGCGGTGGCGGCGTGCGTGCGGGAGATCTGTGCTGCGGGATCGGCGCGGACCTGCTGGCACTGGCCGGGCGCGGCGTTTCGGTGGAGGGCGTGGACGCCGACCCGCTGACCGTGGCGGTGGCCCGCGCCAACATCGAGGCACTGGGAATGTCCGGGCACGCGCGGGTCCGCGAGGGCGACGTGAACGAGGTCGCGGCGGGCGACTACCCGCTGCTGTTCTGCGATCCGGCCCGGCGCGGCGGCCGGGGCCGGGTGTTCGACCCGGCCGCCTACTCGCCGCCGTGGGACGTGGCGACCCGGCTGGCGGAGCGGGCCGAGGCGGCCTGCCTGAAGGCGGCCCCGGGCATCCCGCACGAGGTCCTGTCCCCCGCCGCCTCCGCCGAGTGGATCTCGGTGGACGGCGAACTGAAGGAGACCGCGCTGTGGTTCGGCACCCTGGGATTCGGGGCCGAGGGGCCCGGCGGAGAAGGGTCCGGGACGGCGGGGGGCGCGGTGGCGAGGCGGCGCGCGACGGTGCTGCACGAGCGCACGGGCCTGCTGGCGAGCGAGGGTTCGGTGGCGCATCTGGACGAGGTGCCGGACCTGGGCCCCGCGCCGGTCGCCGCCGCCCGGCGCTACCTGTACGACCCAGACCCGGCCGTGGTCCGCTCCCACCTGGTGGCGGAGGCGGCGGCCCGGGTGGACGGCGCCCTGCTGGACGAGCGCATCGCCTACTTCACCTCGGACCGGGCCGAGCGCTCACCACTGTGGCGGGTGCTGGAGGTCCTGGAGTTCGCACCGTTCTCCCTGAAGCGGCTGCGTGCGGCCGTGCGCGCACACAAGGCGGGAACGGTAACGATCAAGAAACGCGGTTCGGCGGTGGACACCGAGAAACTCCGCCGGGACCTGCGGGCTTCCGGGCCGGAATCAGTGACCGTCGTCCTCACCCGGATCGGCGAAAAGCCCTTCTCCCTGCTCTGCCGTGAGGTCGAGGCGCCCCGGACGGCCTGA